One genomic region from Phoenix dactylifera cultivar Barhee BC4 unplaced genomic scaffold, palm_55x_up_171113_PBpolish2nd_filt_p 000046F, whole genome shotgun sequence encodes:
- the LOC103710150 gene encoding L-type lectin-domain containing receptor kinase IX.1-like gives MALSDSRFLLPSLQILVPLLFQFLSILIPLASPLSFNFSGNRLATPNLRYQADAFFDGTVIQLTKNQADSSPSSLQRSVGRVTYPEPVLFYDDAAVINFSSCFSFRMGDFNSSASADGLAFFLSPYPSEIPENSYGGTLGLFSTFGANKTRNNTVVAVEFDSFKNVEYNDSSSNHVGIDVHTIFSVAHADLNASIRQQVFDACVGYDGGAKNLSVFLRDTLDSSRHWSTSYVVDLREVLPDKGSIGFSAATGNKIESHRILYWNFSSTDLDIHTNSSRKKYEALASVVGAGVVAFGFASVCFCTHRACKKGSTGKEQVEMAVAIDSLINKAFERSAGSRRFPYGVLASATRDFAEEGKLGEGGFGGVYMGVLQGSGLQVAVKRISRGSKQGTKEYISEVTIISRLRHRNLVQLVGYCHEKGDLLLVYEYMPNKSLDYHLYHKEKLLAWPTRYNIALGLASALLYLHEEWEQCVVHRDVKPSNVMLDSEFNAKLGDFGLARLVDHDCDPATTVLAGTRGYMAPEYAFTGKACKESDVYSFGVVILEIACGRKPIAVKYGEVNLVEWVWELYGKGMHLNAADERFKMKFDKLQMECLLIVGLWCTQLDYELRPSIRQAINVLKFDAPLPILSPNMPLPVFLRPPPVDISNLCSTPNSIKSEG, from the exons ATGGCCCTCTCCGACTCTAGATTTCTTCTTCCCAGTCTCCAAATCTTGGTGCCCCTCCTCTTCCAGTTCCTGTCCATCCTAATCCCCCTTGCAAGCCCACTCTCCTTCAACTTCTCCGGTAATCGTTTGGCCACACCAAACTTACGTTACCAGGCCGACGCCTTCTTCGATGGCacagtcatccagctcaccaaGAACCAAGCTGACTcctccccttcctcccttcAAAGGAGCGTAGGCAGAGTCACATATCCTGAGCCGGTGCTCTTCTATGACGACGCCGCAGTCATCAACTTCTCTTCCTGCTTCTCATTCAGGATGGGCGACTTCAACAGCAGTGCAAGTGCCGATGGGCTCGCCTTCTTCCTGTCGCCGTATCCTTCTGAGATCCCGGAGAACTCATATGGCGGGACCCTTGGTCTGTTCAGTACTTTTGGTGCCAACAAGACCAGAAACAATACAGTTGTGGCTGTCGAGTTTGATAGCTTTAAGAACGTCGAGTACAACGATTCAAGCTCCAATCATGTGGGAATTGACGTCCACACGATCTTCTCCGTTGCGCATGCGGACCTGAATGCTAGCATCCGACAGCAGGTCTTTGATGCATGCGTTGGTTACGATGGCGGTGCTAAAAACCTGAGTGTCTTTCTTCGTGATACCTTGGATTCTTCAAGGCATTGGAGCACGTCATACGTTGTCGACTTGAGGGAGGTCCTGCCGGATAAAGGTTCCATTGGCTTCTCAGCTGCAACAGGCAACAAGATCGAGTCCCATCGCATTCTATACTGGAACTTCTCTTCCACGGATTTGGATATTCATACCAACTCGAGTCGTAAAAAATATGAAGCCTTGGCGTCTGTCGTTGGCGCTGGGGTTGTGGCATTTGGGTTTGCTTCTGTGTGTTTCTGCACGCATCGCGCATGCAAGAAGGGCAGCACAGGGAAAGAACAAGTGGAGATGGCTGTTGCCATCGATTCATTAATCAATAAAGCATTTGAGAGAAGTGCTGGGTCTAGGAGATTTCCTTACGGTGTACTTGCGAGTGCAACCAGGGACTTTGCAGAGGAGGGGAAGCTTGGGGAGGGAGGATTCGGGGGGGTTTACATGGGAGTATTGCAAGGCTCGGGTCTTCAAGTGGCCGTCAAAAGGATATCTAGAGGTTCCAAGCAAGGGACCAAAGAATACATATCAGAAGTCACGATTATAAGTCGGCTGAGGCATCGCAATCTTGTTCAGCTAGTAGGTTATTGTCATGAAAAGGGTGACTTGCTGCTTGTCTATGAGTACATGCCCAACAAAAGTCTCGACTACCATCTATACCATAAGGAGAAATTGCTTGCATGGCCAACGAGGTATAATATTGCTTTGGGATTGGCCTCGGCGTTGCTCTATCTTCATGAGGAGTGGGAACAGTGTGTGGTGCACAGGGATGTGAAGCCAAGCAACGTGATGCTGGATTCCGAATTCAATGCTAAACTTGGCGATTTTGGATTGGCAAGACTTGTGGATCATGACTGCGACCCCGCAACAACAGTCCTGGCTGGGACCCGAGGATACATGGCACCTGAATATGCCTTCACAG GTAAAGCTTGCAAGGAGTCCGATGTCTATAGCTTTGGAGTAGTAATATTAGAAATTGCATGTGGTAGAAAGCCAATTGCAGTAAAGTATGGTGAAGTGAATTTGGTAGAGTGGGTTTGGGAGCTTTATGGAAAAGGGATGCACCTGAATGCAGCTGATGAAAGGTTCAAGATGAAGTTTGATAAGCTACAAATGGAGTGCCTGTTGATTGTTGGGCTATGGTGCACTCAGCTAGATTACGAGCTAAGGCCATCGATAAGGCAAGCCATTAATGTTCTGAAATTTGATGCTCCACTACCGATTTTGTCACCTAACATGCCTCTTCCAGTCTTTTTACGTCCTCCTCCAGTCGATATCTCTAATCTTTGTAGTACTCCCAACTCAATCAAATCAGAAGGCTGA
- the LOC103710129 gene encoding SPX and EXS domain-containing protein 1-like isoform X1, protein MIGVPLPVSNSPIIRRASSKPVFSDQGSSELGSNDDEGLLFPAEVNEMKGGSLPMHSAAIMPSPVLLWRFKVLLFLVWGISCCKIGWDSVMRMSADLRDLFLYEAFLYYNPLLLVTLMVWLWGVNLWVFAQSSVNYAKVFDLDHTHLTYREIRKCATWMTIIVPTSMTAYLYLYSHGEVSLAASQPVILYAVALMLLIFPFDIFYLSSRYYLLRTLWRILLPLQAITFSDFFLADILTSMSKVFSDLERSVCRMVNRQVATIAWFEADSICGSHSVAIPLVLVFPYLCRFFQCLRQYKDTKEKTSLLNALKYSTAVPVIFLSALKYHVFPDKWTNFYRPLWLLSSVINSLYSFYWDVARDWDLSVFTRIFKFKNPHLCTNLLYGRIWVFYWVIGSNLILRCTWTYKLSAHLRHNYLTVFTIAALEIMRRFQWIFFRVENEWNKMTARQSIELSTENIPKEEDRLLGPAGHNV, encoded by the exons ATGATTGGAGTTCCTTTACCTGTCTCTAATAGCCCTATTATTCGTCGAGCTAGCAGCAAACCTGTTTTCTCTGACCAAG GATCTAGTGAATTGGGGAGCAATGACGACGAAGGCTTGCTGTTTCCGGCAGAGGTAAATGAGATGAAGGGAGGAAGTTTACCAATGCACAGTGCTGCAATAATGCCATCACCAGTCCTTTTATGGAGATTCAAG GTATTATTGTTTCTTGTATGGGGTATCAGCTGTTGCAAG ATTGGTTGGGACTCTGTAATGAGAATGAGTGCTGATCTTCGGGATTTATTTCTTTATGAGGCTTTTTTGTATTAtaatcctcttcttcttgtg ACATTGATGGTTTGGCTTTGGGGAGTTAACCTATGGGTTTTTGCTCAGTCGTCAGTGAACTATGCAAAAGTATTTGATCTTGATCATACCCATCTTACATACCGGGAGATAAGGAAG TGTGCCACTTGGATGACCATCATAGTGCCCACAAGCATGACAGCTTATCTTTATCTCTACTCACATGGAGAAGTGTCATTGGCCGCATCACAACCA GTTATCCTATATGCTGTTGCACTGATGCTTCTCATATTTCCATTTGATATTTTTTACCTATCATCTCGCTACTACTTGTTAAGGACACTTTGGCGCATATTACTTCCATTACAG GCGATCAcattttctgattttttccTGGCTGATATTTTAACATCAATGTCAAAG GTGTTTTCGGATTTGGAGCGTTCAGTTTGTCGGATGGTTAACCGACAG GTTGCAACAATTGCTTGGTTTGAGGCTGATTCTATATGTGGAAGCCACTCCGTTGCTATTCCTTTAGTGCTTGTCTTCCCATATTTGTGTCGTTTTTTCCAATGTCTGCGTCAGTACAAGGACACTAAAGAAAAGACATCCCTTTTAAATG CTTTAAAATACTCGACTGCAGTCCCAGTAATATTTCTTTCAGCCCTCAAGTATCATGTCTTCCCTGACAAGTGGACCAATTTTTATCGCCCTCTTTGGCTTCTCTCCAGTGTCATAAATTCATTGTACTCATTCTATTGGGATGTTGCCCGTGATTGGGATttgag CGTCTTTACCAGAATTTTCAAGTTCAAAAATCCGCATCTTTGCACAAACCTTCTATATGGGCGGATATGG GTGTTCTATTGGGTGATAGGAAGCAACTTAATTCTTCGATGCACCTGGACCTACAAACTTTCTGCACATCTTCGGCACAACTATCTGACTGTCTTCACGATAGCAGCTCTGGAGATAATGCGGCGGTTTCAGTGGATTTTCTTTCGTGTAGAGAATGAATGGAACAAGATGACGGCCAGGCAAAGTATCGAACTCTCCACTGAGAATATCCCAAAAGAGGAAGACAGACTGCTCGGTCCCGCCGGCCATAACGTATAG
- the LOC103710130 gene encoding vacuolar cation/proton exchanger 1a-like isoform X2 translates to MASAGYEALEGGNLKGGALISKEMRHGHGRTAHNMSSSSLRKKSDLTLVSKVPWGLLRSLLANLQEIFLGTKLFVLFPAVPLAVAAHYFHFGRAWVFALSLLGLTPLAERVSFLTEQIAYYTGPTVGGLLNATCGNATELIIAIFALFGGKIEVVKCSLVGSILSNLLLVLGSSLFCGGIANLRKEQLFDRKQADVNSGLLMLGALCHMLPLMFRYAVSSGEQTAATVSTLDLSRACSIVMLLAYIAYLFFQLKTHRQLFESQEEDDDNDDVTSEDEAVIGLPSALAWLLGMTIVIAILSEYVVGTIEDASESWGISVSFISIILLPIVGNAAEHAGAIIFAFKNKLDITLGVSLGSATQVSMFVVPFSVIMAWIMGIQMDLDFKLLETVSLIIAILVTAFTLQDGTSHYLKGIVLLLCYIVIGACFFVLKTPPNQTNGINSGVLTTKSGVVVA, encoded by the exons ATGGCTTCGGCGGGGTATGAGGCGTTGGAGGGAGGCAACCTCAAGGGCGGGGCGCTGATCAGCAAGGAGATGCGCCACGGGCACGGGCGCACCGCGCACAACATGTCGTCGTCGTCGCTGCGTAAGAAGTCGGATCTGACGCTGGTGTCCAAGGTGCCCTGGGGACTGCTCAGGAGCCTCCTCGCCAACCTCCAGGAGATCTTCCTGGGGACCAAGCTCTTCGTCCTCTTCCCCGCCGTTCCCCTCGCCGTCGCCGCCCACTACTTCCACTTCGGCCGC GCTTGGGTGTTCGCGCTGAGTTTGCTGGGCCTCACCCCGCTGGCCGAGCGCGTGAGCTTCCTCACCGA GCAGATCGCGTACTATACCGGTCCCACTG TGGGTGGGCTCTTGAATGCCACATGCGGGAATGCCACAGAGTTGATCATAGCTATATTCGCATTGTTCGGGGGGAAGATCGAGGTGGTTAAGTGCTCCCTTGTGGGTTCCATCCTCTCCAACCTGCTGCTTGTCCTTGGCTCCTCCCTCTTCTGTGGTGGCATTGCCAACCTCCGCAAAGAGCAGTTGTTCGATAGA AAGCAAGCTGATGTGAACTCCGGTCTTTTGATGTTGGGTGCCTTGTGCCACATGCTGCCGCTGATGTTTAGGTATGCCGTAAGCTCCGGTGAGCAAACGGCGGCCACAGTTTCAACGTTGGATCTGTCGAGAGCGTGCAGCATTGTCATGCTTCTTGCGTATATCGCATACCTCTTCTTTCAGCTGAAGACGCATCGCCAACTCTTTGAATCGCAAGAG GAAGATGATGACAACGATGATGTGACCTCTGAAGATGAGGCGGTCATTGGACTCCCAAGTGCACTGGCTTGGCTTCTGGGCATGACGATTGTGATAGCCATACTATCTGAGTATGTTGTTGGCACAATTGAG GATGCTTCAGAATCTTGGGGCATATCAGTAAGCTTCATAAGCATTATCTTGCTACCCATTGTCGGAAATGCTGCAGAGCATGCGGGCGCCATCATATTtgcttttaagaacaagttg GACATCACCCTTGGAGTTTCCTTAGGATCAGCAACCCAGGTCTCCATGTTTGTG GTTCCATTCAGTGTGATTATGGCATGGATTATGGGAATCCAAATGGATCTTGATTTCAAACTATTAGAGACAGTCTCATTAATTATAGCGATATTGGTGACAGCCTTCACTCTTCAG GATGGGACTTCGCACTACTTGAAAGGAATTGTTCTCCTACTTTGTTACATCGTCATTGGTGCATGTTTCTTTGTCCTCAAAACCCCACCAA ATCAAACAAATGGCATCAACTCGGGCGTTCTAACCACAAAATCAGGTGTTGTTGTAGCTTAG
- the LOC103710129 gene encoding SPX and EXS domain-containing protein 1-like isoform X2, whose product MKGGSLPMHSAAIMPSPVLLWRFKVLLFLVWGISCCKIGWDSVMRMSADLRDLFLYEAFLYYNPLLLVTLMVWLWGVNLWVFAQSSVNYAKVFDLDHTHLTYREIRKCATWMTIIVPTSMTAYLYLYSHGEVSLAASQPVILYAVALMLLIFPFDIFYLSSRYYLLRTLWRILLPLQAITFSDFFLADILTSMSKVFSDLERSVCRMVNRQVATIAWFEADSICGSHSVAIPLVLVFPYLCRFFQCLRQYKDTKEKTSLLNALKYSTAVPVIFLSALKYHVFPDKWTNFYRPLWLLSSVINSLYSFYWDVARDWDLSVFTRIFKFKNPHLCTNLLYGRIWVFYWVIGSNLILRCTWTYKLSAHLRHNYLTVFTIAALEIMRRFQWIFFRVENEWNKMTARQSIELSTENIPKEEDRLLGPAGHNV is encoded by the exons ATGAAGGGAGGAAGTTTACCAATGCACAGTGCTGCAATAATGCCATCACCAGTCCTTTTATGGAGATTCAAG GTATTATTGTTTCTTGTATGGGGTATCAGCTGTTGCAAG ATTGGTTGGGACTCTGTAATGAGAATGAGTGCTGATCTTCGGGATTTATTTCTTTATGAGGCTTTTTTGTATTAtaatcctcttcttcttgtg ACATTGATGGTTTGGCTTTGGGGAGTTAACCTATGGGTTTTTGCTCAGTCGTCAGTGAACTATGCAAAAGTATTTGATCTTGATCATACCCATCTTACATACCGGGAGATAAGGAAG TGTGCCACTTGGATGACCATCATAGTGCCCACAAGCATGACAGCTTATCTTTATCTCTACTCACATGGAGAAGTGTCATTGGCCGCATCACAACCA GTTATCCTATATGCTGTTGCACTGATGCTTCTCATATTTCCATTTGATATTTTTTACCTATCATCTCGCTACTACTTGTTAAGGACACTTTGGCGCATATTACTTCCATTACAG GCGATCAcattttctgattttttccTGGCTGATATTTTAACATCAATGTCAAAG GTGTTTTCGGATTTGGAGCGTTCAGTTTGTCGGATGGTTAACCGACAG GTTGCAACAATTGCTTGGTTTGAGGCTGATTCTATATGTGGAAGCCACTCCGTTGCTATTCCTTTAGTGCTTGTCTTCCCATATTTGTGTCGTTTTTTCCAATGTCTGCGTCAGTACAAGGACACTAAAGAAAAGACATCCCTTTTAAATG CTTTAAAATACTCGACTGCAGTCCCAGTAATATTTCTTTCAGCCCTCAAGTATCATGTCTTCCCTGACAAGTGGACCAATTTTTATCGCCCTCTTTGGCTTCTCTCCAGTGTCATAAATTCATTGTACTCATTCTATTGGGATGTTGCCCGTGATTGGGATttgag CGTCTTTACCAGAATTTTCAAGTTCAAAAATCCGCATCTTTGCACAAACCTTCTATATGGGCGGATATGG GTGTTCTATTGGGTGATAGGAAGCAACTTAATTCTTCGATGCACCTGGACCTACAAACTTTCTGCACATCTTCGGCACAACTATCTGACTGTCTTCACGATAGCAGCTCTGGAGATAATGCGGCGGTTTCAGTGGATTTTCTTTCGTGTAGAGAATGAATGGAACAAGATGACGGCCAGGCAAAGTATCGAACTCTCCACTGAGAATATCCCAAAAGAGGAAGACAGACTGCTCGGTCCCGCCGGCCATAACGTATAG
- the LOC103710130 gene encoding vacuolar cation/proton exchanger 1a-like isoform X1 has translation MASAGYEALEGGNLKGGALISKEMRHGHGRTAHNMSSSSLRKKSDLTLVSKVPWGLLRSLLANLQEIFLGTKLFVLFPAVPLAVAAHYFHFGRAWVFALSLLGLTPLAERVSFLTEQIAYYTGPTVGGLLNATCGNATELIIAIFALFGGKIEVVKCSLVGSILSNLLLVLGSSLFCGGIANLRKEQLFDRKQADVNSGLLMLGALCHMLPLMFRYAVSSGEQTAATVSTLDLSRACSIVMLLAYIAYLFFQLKTHRQLFESQEQEDDDNDDVTSEDEAVIGLPSALAWLLGMTIVIAILSEYVVGTIEDASESWGISVSFISIILLPIVGNAAEHAGAIIFAFKNKLDITLGVSLGSATQVSMFVVPFSVIMAWIMGIQMDLDFKLLETVSLIIAILVTAFTLQDGTSHYLKGIVLLLCYIVIGACFFVLKTPPNQTNGINSGVLTTKSGVVVA, from the exons ATGGCTTCGGCGGGGTATGAGGCGTTGGAGGGAGGCAACCTCAAGGGCGGGGCGCTGATCAGCAAGGAGATGCGCCACGGGCACGGGCGCACCGCGCACAACATGTCGTCGTCGTCGCTGCGTAAGAAGTCGGATCTGACGCTGGTGTCCAAGGTGCCCTGGGGACTGCTCAGGAGCCTCCTCGCCAACCTCCAGGAGATCTTCCTGGGGACCAAGCTCTTCGTCCTCTTCCCCGCCGTTCCCCTCGCCGTCGCCGCCCACTACTTCCACTTCGGCCGC GCTTGGGTGTTCGCGCTGAGTTTGCTGGGCCTCACCCCGCTGGCCGAGCGCGTGAGCTTCCTCACCGA GCAGATCGCGTACTATACCGGTCCCACTG TGGGTGGGCTCTTGAATGCCACATGCGGGAATGCCACAGAGTTGATCATAGCTATATTCGCATTGTTCGGGGGGAAGATCGAGGTGGTTAAGTGCTCCCTTGTGGGTTCCATCCTCTCCAACCTGCTGCTTGTCCTTGGCTCCTCCCTCTTCTGTGGTGGCATTGCCAACCTCCGCAAAGAGCAGTTGTTCGATAGA AAGCAAGCTGATGTGAACTCCGGTCTTTTGATGTTGGGTGCCTTGTGCCACATGCTGCCGCTGATGTTTAGGTATGCCGTAAGCTCCGGTGAGCAAACGGCGGCCACAGTTTCAACGTTGGATCTGTCGAGAGCGTGCAGCATTGTCATGCTTCTTGCGTATATCGCATACCTCTTCTTTCAGCTGAAGACGCATCGCCAACTCTTTGAATCGCAAGAG CAGGAAGATGATGACAACGATGATGTGACCTCTGAAGATGAGGCGGTCATTGGACTCCCAAGTGCACTGGCTTGGCTTCTGGGCATGACGATTGTGATAGCCATACTATCTGAGTATGTTGTTGGCACAATTGAG GATGCTTCAGAATCTTGGGGCATATCAGTAAGCTTCATAAGCATTATCTTGCTACCCATTGTCGGAAATGCTGCAGAGCATGCGGGCGCCATCATATTtgcttttaagaacaagttg GACATCACCCTTGGAGTTTCCTTAGGATCAGCAACCCAGGTCTCCATGTTTGTG GTTCCATTCAGTGTGATTATGGCATGGATTATGGGAATCCAAATGGATCTTGATTTCAAACTATTAGAGACAGTCTCATTAATTATAGCGATATTGGTGACAGCCTTCACTCTTCAG GATGGGACTTCGCACTACTTGAAAGGAATTGTTCTCCTACTTTGTTACATCGTCATTGGTGCATGTTTCTTTGTCCTCAAAACCCCACCAA ATCAAACAAATGGCATCAACTCGGGCGTTCTAACCACAAAATCAGGTGTTGTTGTAGCTTAG